A region from the Lycium barbarum isolate Lr01 chromosome 8, ASM1917538v2, whole genome shotgun sequence genome encodes:
- the LOC132606848 gene encoding ATP-dependent zinc metalloprotease FTSH 8, mitochondrial-like yields MKKYHYILPFLFIGFVVSPILLVSNRKPEEISFQEFRNKLLEPGHVDRIVVADKDVAKVYVRSSLPFNNQTGDDTVQGPTSDRRNMSHYKYYFYIGSVDSFEENLKEAQEDLRIDRHNYVPVVYADELDWSQVMLKFASVFNLAIICYMGWRLQGGKGGFGIFSFGKAHFMKMDKNSKNKVYFKDVAGCDEAKQEIMEFVHFLKNPKKYEELGAKIPKGALLVGPPGTGKTLLAKATAGESGVPFLSISGSEFMQMFVGVGPARVRSLFREARRCAPSIIFIDEIDAIGGERGRGRYSRGEERENTLNQLLVEMDGFATTSGVVVLAGTNRLDILDKALLRPGRFDRQITIDKPDIKGREQIFKIYLNKLKIDQEAAFYSERLSALTPGFAGADIANVCNEAALVAARSESTKIKMQHFEAAIDRVIGGLEKKNKVISKLERRTIAYHESGHAVAGWFLEHAEPLLKVTIIPRGTAALGFAQYVHNENLLMTKEQLFDMTCMALGGRAAEQVLIGKISTGAQNDLEKVTKMTYAQVAVYGFSDKVGLLSFPQREDTSETSKPYSSKTAALIDDEVREWVAKAYDHTLQLIEEHREHVAHIAELLLEKEVLHQEDLVQVLGERPFESSEPANYYRFKQGFKEENEETKDIPMESEVIPVSAVKGEKAQEKIEKGTRYVGALSVKRKCAIKGWVLVKKGTMKKKII; encoded by the exons ATGAAGAAATATCACTATATACTACCTTTTCTATTTATTGGCTTTGTTGTGTCACCGATCTTACTTGTGAGCAATCGTAAGCCGGAGGAG ATTAGCTTCCAAGAGTTCAGAAACAAGCTACTTGAACCGGGCCATGTTGATCGAATTGTTGTTGCTGACAAAGATGTAGCCAAAGTTTATGTAAGGAGCTCCTTACCTTTTAACAATCAAACTGGTGATGACACAGTTCAAGGTCCTACAAGTGATAGAAGAAATATGAGCCACTATAAGTACTATTTTTACATTGGGAGTGTTGATTCATTTGAGGAGAATCTCAAGGAAGCACAAGAAGACTTGAGAATAGACCGTCACAATTATGTCCCTGTTGTATATGCCGATGAGTTGGATTGGTCTCAAGTAATGCTGAAGTTTGCATCAGTATTCAATCTAGCTATCATTTGTTATATGGGATGGAGACTGCAGGGTGGAAAAGGTGGTTTTGGAATATTTAGCTTTGGTAAAGCGCATTTCATGAAGATGGACAAAAATTCAAAGAATAAG GTCTATTTCAAGGATGTGGCTGGATGCGACGAGGCCAAGCAAGAAATCATGGAGTTTGTTCACTTCCTGAAGAATCCCAAGAAATATGAGGAGTTAGGAGCCAAAATTCCTAAGGGTGCTCTTCTAGTGGGTCCTCCTGGGACTGGAAAGACACTCCTAGCTAAAGCTACTGCAGGAGAGTCTGGTGTACCTTTTCTCTCTATTTCCGGGTCAGAATTTATGCAGATGTTTGTTGGTGTTGGGCCAGCCAGAGTTAGGAGCTTATTTCGGGAGGCAAGACGATGTGCACCTAGTATAATTTTCATCGACGAGATTGATGCAATAGGTGGTGAAAGAGGGAGGGGACGCTATTCTCGAGGCGAGGAACGTGAAAATACTTTAAATCAACTGCTTGTAGAAATGGATGGATTCGCAACCACATCTGGTGTAGTTGTACTTGCTGGAACAAATAGACTTGATATATTAGACAAAGCCTTGTTAAGGCCTGGTCGATTTGACCGCCAGATAACCATTGACAAACCAGACATAAAAGGTCGTGAACAGATTTTCAAAATCTATTTGAACAAGTTGAAAATTGATCAAGAGGCAGCATTCTATTCAGAGAGGCTTTCTGCTCTAACACCGGGATTTGCTGGAGCAGACATTGCAAATGTTTGTAATGAAGCTGCTTTGGTTGCTGCGAGGAGTGAGAGTACCAAAATCAAAATGCAACATTTTGAGGCGGCAATAGACAGGGTGATTGGTGGTCTGGAGAAGAAGAACAAG GTCATAAGCAAGCTGGAAAGGAGGACAATTGCCTATCATGAATCTGGCCATGCTGTTGCTGGTTGGTTCTTGGAACATGCAGAACCATTACTTAAAGTGACAATTATTCCTCGTGGTACAGCAGCACTAGGATTTGCTCAATATGTTCACAATGAAAATCTTTTAATGACCAAGGAGCAGCTATTTGATATGACATGTATGGCTCTTGGTGGCCGAGCTGCTGAGCAG GTTTTGATTGGAAAAATCTCAACCGGAGCTCAAAATGATTTGGAGAAAGTGACCAAGATGACATACGCCCAGGTAGCAGTCTACGGTTTCAGTGACAAAGTtggtcttctttcttttcctcaaaGAGAAGATACATCTGAGACATCAAAGCCCTACAGTAGCAAGACTGCAGCACTTATTGATGATGAAGTTAGAGAATGGGTAGCCAAGGCATATGATCATACTCTACAGCTTATAGAGGAACACAGAGAACATGTAGCTCACATTGCAGAATTGCTACTTGAAAAGGAGGTCCTTCATCAAGAAGATCTTGTCCAGGTATTGGGTGAACGCCCGTTTGAGAGTAGTGAGCCCGCAAACTATTACAGGTTCAAGCAAGGATTCAAAGAAGAGAACGAAGAAACTAAAGATATCCCTATGGAATCAGAGGTTATCCCAGTCAGTGCTGTCAAAGGCGAAAAAGCGCAAGAAAAGATAGAAAAAGGCACGAGGTACGTTGGGGCTTTAAGCGTAAAGCGGAAATGTGCAATTAAAGGATGGGTTCTAGTAAAGAAAGGTACAATGAAGAAGAAAATTATATGA